One Alteromonas sp. KC3 DNA segment encodes these proteins:
- a CDS encoding gamma-glutamyltransferase family protein yields the protein MSEKHNIAFTAPHFAASQVGLDILEKGGTAIEAMVAAAASIAVEYPHMNGLGGDGFWLISEPGKAPVGIDASGVAAKGATPDFYAGETAIPSRGGKAALTMAGAVAGWQAALEISKKWQAPMPLRTLLDTTISQANWGIEVTQSLTDASNKTFNDLASDEHFSQFLIKGQALKKGKIVKLTTLSKTLAHLAEKGLNDFYHGELAQKLSHDLEAAGSPIRLEDFHNYEAKIVTPLSVDTSKGKIYNLPAPTQGVASLIILALYDRVAHLGTSDADMVHLLIECTKQAFIARNAYVTDPSRTPVDLQSLLSDDVLDDMTQHIKLDTAQPWPHVAKPGDTIWMGCCDSEGRMVSYIQSLYWEFGSGVVSPQTGIVWNNRGTSFSLDPNSNQYLSPGMKPFHTLNPAFVELADGRRMSYGTMGGEGQPQTQAALFARHVYHNQPINKAISLGRWLLGRTWGDESHNLKAERDLVEYVGESLVARGHDMVTVDPCNELMGHAGAIIRETDGSVSGASDPRSDGKAFMGRKK from the coding sequence ATGAGTGAAAAACACAATATCGCGTTTACTGCGCCCCACTTTGCCGCCTCTCAAGTTGGTTTAGATATTTTAGAGAAAGGCGGTACTGCCATAGAAGCTATGGTCGCGGCAGCAGCATCAATAGCGGTAGAGTATCCCCATATGAATGGCCTGGGTGGCGATGGCTTTTGGCTTATTAGCGAACCCGGTAAAGCACCAGTAGGTATTGATGCATCAGGGGTTGCTGCAAAAGGAGCAACACCTGATTTTTACGCGGGTGAAACGGCTATTCCGAGTCGTGGAGGTAAAGCCGCACTCACAATGGCTGGTGCAGTTGCAGGCTGGCAAGCAGCACTTGAAATCAGTAAAAAATGGCAAGCGCCAATGCCACTTCGAACATTACTTGATACGACCATAAGCCAAGCTAATTGGGGTATTGAGGTTACGCAAAGTCTTACCGATGCCAGTAACAAAACCTTTAATGATCTAGCAAGTGATGAGCATTTTTCACAGTTTCTGATAAAGGGTCAGGCGCTGAAAAAAGGGAAGATCGTTAAGTTAACTACGTTATCAAAAACACTTGCCCATCTTGCCGAAAAGGGGTTAAACGATTTTTACCACGGTGAACTAGCGCAAAAACTTTCACACGACTTAGAAGCTGCCGGCTCCCCTATTCGCCTTGAAGATTTCCATAATTACGAGGCCAAAATAGTAACGCCTCTCTCGGTAGACACGAGCAAAGGAAAAATCTATAACCTGCCTGCGCCTACTCAAGGTGTAGCGTCGCTAATTATTCTTGCACTCTATGACCGCGTTGCGCACCTTGGTACTAGCGATGCCGATATGGTGCATTTGCTTATTGAGTGCACCAAACAAGCCTTTATTGCGCGTAACGCCTATGTGACCGACCCTTCTCGCACGCCAGTCGACTTGCAAAGTTTGTTAAGTGACGACGTGCTTGATGATATGACTCAACACATCAAACTCGACACTGCACAGCCATGGCCTCATGTTGCGAAGCCTGGCGATACCATTTGGATGGGATGCTGTGACAGTGAAGGACGCATGGTGAGCTACATTCAATCGCTCTATTGGGAATTCGGCTCTGGCGTGGTCAGCCCCCAAACCGGTATTGTTTGGAACAACAGGGGCACGTCATTTTCGCTTGACCCTAACAGCAATCAATATTTGTCACCAGGCATGAAGCCCTTTCATACCCTAAACCCAGCGTTTGTTGAACTTGCCGACGGCCGCCGCATGAGTTACGGCACTATGGGAGGCGAAGGTCAACCGCAAACTCAAGCCGCTCTTTTTGCACGCCACGTTTATCACAACCAGCCTATTAATAAGGCTATCTCACTTGGAAGGTGGCTACTGGGTCGCACGTGGGGTGATGAAAGCCACAACTTAAAAGCTGAGCGCGACCTTGTGGAATATGTAGGCGAAAGCTTGGTAGCGCGAGGACACGACATGGTCACCGTTGACCCGTGCAATGAACTTATGGGTCATGCAGGTGCCATTATTCGTGAAACCGATGGTTCAGTAAGTGGCGCGAGCGATCCTCGTAGTGACGGTAAAGCGTTTATGGGGCGCAAGAAGTAA
- a CDS encoding amidase, whose translation MSTPFVLTPSKATEKSVSSLSSEHQQKPLHNLKLAVKDLFHMKGLPTAAGNPDWLATHALPDETNSTVRVLLDAGAEFKGKTITDELAYSLHGQNKHYDALINPAAPAHIPGGSSSGSAVAVSAHLADIGLGTDTGGSIRVPASYQGLWGLRTTHGLVPCDNMVPLAPSFDTIGWMTRDLDTLIAVSNEVIVHKQQTFQSKSLDDTHFGIAMALFSSVAHSKNCLAWLEELEKVSPCKALSNSELNLAELQTASTFRTLQGSEIWQQHGDWITAHQPDIADDIMLRLNWCSTITQDEALQAKEQQDVVIKHLNGLFSTIDVLVIPTTPGIAPRCDADDATLANDRNALLALTAIAGLAGLPQLHMPLFTLHNAPCGLSLVGKKGSDLALLSLAKAIKATTAKHKK comes from the coding sequence GTGAGCACACCTTTTGTTTTAACGCCATCGAAGGCTACCGAAAAATCAGTCTCTTCTTTATCGAGTGAACATCAGCAAAAACCTTTGCACAACTTGAAGTTAGCGGTAAAGGATTTATTTCATATGAAAGGATTACCCACAGCGGCAGGTAATCCAGATTGGCTTGCAACACACGCATTGCCCGATGAAACCAATAGCACCGTAAGGGTATTGCTCGATGCTGGGGCAGAATTTAAAGGCAAAACAATCACTGATGAGTTGGCCTACAGTCTTCATGGTCAGAATAAACATTATGACGCTTTAATTAACCCAGCTGCACCCGCACATATTCCTGGTGGCTCTTCATCAGGTTCCGCAGTAGCTGTCAGTGCACACCTTGCTGATATCGGGCTTGGTACTGACACGGGTGGGTCTATCAGGGTACCAGCCAGCTATCAAGGCTTATGGGGATTAAGAACAACTCATGGATTGGTACCTTGCGACAACATGGTGCCTCTTGCACCATCGTTTGACACAATTGGCTGGATGACCCGAGACTTAGATACACTGATTGCAGTTAGCAACGAGGTCATTGTTCACAAACAGCAGACCTTTCAAAGTAAGTCGCTTGATGATACTCACTTTGGCATCGCAATGGCGCTATTTTCAAGCGTAGCGCACAGCAAAAATTGTCTTGCGTGGTTGGAAGAACTAGAAAAAGTCAGTCCTTGTAAAGCGCTATCAAACAGTGAGCTAAACTTGGCTGAACTGCAAACTGCATCAACGTTTAGAACCTTACAGGGCAGTGAAATTTGGCAACAACACGGTGACTGGATCACAGCACATCAGCCAGATATTGCTGATGACATTATGTTGCGCTTGAACTGGTGTAGCACCATTACACAAGACGAAGCTCTCCAAGCCAAAGAACAACAAGACGTAGTGATTAAACACCTCAATGGTCTATTTTCTACGATAGACGTTTTGGTAATCCCTACGACACCAGGCATTGCACCTCGTTGTGATGCCGACGACGCAACATTGGCAAATGATAGAAACGCACTGCTAGCACTTACTGCAATAGCAGGACTTGCAGGCTTGCCTCAATTACATATGCCATTGTTTACCCTACACAATGCCCCATGCGGACTATCGCTGGTGGGCAAAAAAGGTAGTGATCTTGCTTTACTTTCGCTAGCGAAAGCGATTAAAGCAACGACAGCAAAGCACAAGAAATAG
- a CDS encoding DUF924 family protein has product MDKTQFVMEEANAVLEFWFSELSSEHWFAQDDHVDQTITSRFSKLRSAAVRGELWPWRATATGRLAEIIVLDQFSRNIFRESAHAFSADGIALVLAQEAVSVEADKMLTPQQRAFLYMPFMHSESLSIHDIALELFSQEGLEQQFTFAKRHQEVIETFGRYPHRNIVLGRESTFEELSFLKTHPNGF; this is encoded by the coding sequence ATGGATAAGACGCAATTTGTCATGGAAGAGGCGAATGCTGTATTGGAATTTTGGTTTAGTGAGTTGTCATCTGAGCACTGGTTTGCTCAAGATGACCACGTAGACCAGACAATTACATCACGGTTTTCAAAACTGCGAAGTGCTGCAGTTAGGGGCGAACTTTGGCCTTGGCGAGCAACAGCGACCGGAAGACTGGCTGAAATCATTGTGCTAGACCAGTTTTCTCGCAATATATTTCGAGAAAGCGCCCATGCATTTAGTGCAGACGGCATCGCACTCGTGCTCGCTCAAGAAGCAGTGAGTGTTGAAGCTGATAAAATGTTAACTCCTCAACAACGCGCTTTTCTTTATATGCCCTTCATGCACAGCGAATCATTATCTATTCATGACATCGCGCTAGAATTATTCTCTCAAGAAGGCCTTGAACAACAGTTCACGTTTGCCAAACGCCATCAAGAGGTCATTGAAACCTTCGGGCGATATCCACATAGAAATATCGTGCTGGGGCGAGAGTCTACCTTCGAGGAACTCTCTTTTCTAAAAACCCACCCAAACGGCTTTTAA
- a CDS encoding MurR/RpiR family transcriptional regulator — translation MANNSPNDVLEQIEKHYMALSPSGKAIAHYLQQNPIAVLSQSTSLIAEKTGTSKATVSRFFRQLGFDSHQQAKDALAQLREQGVPVVNSLSNVQQHESEVKNLSLTFEGVTLDALKAVAQLLAQAQQVTLIGFRNAYPIALHFRQQLKQIRGSVRVLPQPGQTLSEDIIDLSEKDVVVLFGFRRRTRQFKYVLQNIKHCTTVLITDPSGQQYRQDVDHLLVAHIGSESPFDSYAAPMSLVASLCNLTYEELGSLAADRVEAITDIYIQMDELESPKR, via the coding sequence ATGGCCAACAACAGCCCTAATGACGTTTTAGAACAAATTGAGAAGCACTATATGGCTCTCTCTCCATCAGGAAAAGCAATAGCGCATTATCTGCAACAAAACCCAATTGCTGTATTAAGCCAATCTACATCGCTAATTGCCGAAAAGACAGGAACGTCTAAAGCAACGGTCAGCCGCTTTTTTCGTCAACTTGGTTTCGACTCCCATCAACAGGCAAAAGACGCACTCGCTCAACTCAGAGAACAAGGTGTGCCCGTTGTCAATTCACTGAGCAACGTGCAACAACATGAAAGTGAAGTAAAAAACCTATCGTTGACTTTTGAAGGTGTAACATTAGACGCGCTTAAAGCAGTAGCACAACTGCTCGCACAAGCACAGCAGGTAACCCTCATAGGATTTCGAAATGCCTACCCTATTGCACTGCATTTCAGGCAACAATTAAAACAAATACGCGGTTCTGTTCGCGTATTGCCTCAGCCTGGACAAACACTCAGTGAAGACATCATCGACCTTAGTGAAAAAGACGTGGTTGTGTTATTTGGTTTCAGGCGTCGCACACGTCAATTTAAATATGTGTTACAGAACATAAAACACTGTACTACGGTACTTATCACTGACCCTTCGGGACAACAATATCGACAAGATGTTGATCACCTTCTTGTGGCGCATATTGGCAGCGAATCCCCCTTTGATAGTTATGCGGCTCCTATGAGCTTAGTGGCATCGCTGTGTAACCTGACTTATGAAGAGTTAGGCAGCCTTGCCGCAGATCGCGTCGAGGCTATTACCGATATCTATATTCAAATGGACGAATTAGAAAGTCCCAAGCGATAA
- a CDS encoding CPBP family intramembrane glutamic endopeptidase — protein MVKLWSELIMLFVVLPFAVLYWIKHFADYLMPILGLIGLFCLAVLLADKQFKRIKLWHWEDYRTHFASTLKLFIPWACLLALVVYFLKPELFLHWPMNEPWMWVATLLVYPIVSVIPQEIIFRTYFFHRYKKILPSKYARWALSTFVFGLAHLVYGNWIAVVISWFGGAIFGYRYMQTNSTPVVVIEHAIWGSFLFTIGLGSYLVIAQ, from the coding sequence GTGGTTAAGTTGTGGTCGGAATTGATCATGCTTTTTGTTGTACTTCCTTTTGCGGTTTTGTATTGGATAAAACACTTTGCAGACTATTTAATGCCTATCCTCGGGCTTATTGGTTTGTTTTGTTTAGCAGTGCTTCTAGCAGATAAACAGTTTAAACGTATCAAGCTATGGCATTGGGAAGACTATAGAACGCATTTCGCAAGTACATTAAAGCTTTTTATTCCTTGGGCGTGTTTACTTGCCTTGGTGGTGTATTTTCTCAAGCCTGAGTTGTTTTTGCATTGGCCGATGAATGAACCTTGGATGTGGGTAGCCACATTGCTTGTTTATCCCATTGTGTCTGTCATTCCTCAGGAAATAATCTTTAGAACGTATTTTTTTCATCGCTATAAAAAAATATTACCCTCGAAATACGCGCGGTGGGCATTGAGCACTTTTGTGTTTGGTCTCGCTCATTTGGTATATGGTAATTGGATTGCTGTGGTAATTTCTTGGTTCGGGGGAGCTATATTCGGATACCGGTATATGCAAACAAATTCAACGCCTGTAGTGGTGATTGAACATGCTATTTGGGGAAGTTTCTTGTTTACTATCGGACTGGGATCTTATTTGGTTATTGCTCAGTAG
- a CDS encoding mechanosensitive ion channel family protein, whose amino-acid sequence MQEQLFPRSMLGNAEEMVNAITSLPFDIVVQANEIDVNQNSLSNAQSLLAELWSNFIYRLPGLAVGVLVMVIFITLATPLSRLLVKPLTRATTSPLLRSVIQRSISTVVVLLGIYLFLFLAGLTGFAIAVVSGTGVVGLILGFAFRDIAENFISSLLLTVQRPFRIGDIVQINEFTGIIQKVTARATTLVDFDGNHIQIPNATIYKGVIKNLTANPLMRGNFIVGVGYDANVQQAQQIAQSVIASQSNVLIDPEPQVLIDNLGSSTYNIKVYFWVDVEKTSVLKMASLLMRNIVAAYTDAGISMPDDARERIFPEGLQVINGPKQGNAPTVEKQTASTQKNVEVNASDDDVATEAHDIREQARRSRDPEAGENIL is encoded by the coding sequence ATGCAAGAACAATTATTTCCCCGTTCGATGCTAGGCAATGCTGAAGAGATGGTCAACGCTATCACTTCGCTTCCGTTTGATATTGTTGTTCAAGCAAACGAAATCGACGTAAATCAAAACAGTTTGTCAAACGCACAGTCGCTACTTGCTGAGTTATGGAGCAATTTCATTTATCGACTACCTGGATTGGCTGTGGGAGTTTTGGTGATGGTAATATTTATTACTCTAGCCACACCATTGTCGCGACTGTTAGTGAAACCGTTGACGCGAGCAACGACTTCTCCGTTACTCCGCTCTGTTATTCAGCGCAGTATCAGTACTGTGGTGGTATTATTAGGCATTTATTTGTTTCTGTTTCTCGCTGGTCTAACGGGCTTTGCCATTGCGGTGGTCAGTGGCACAGGTGTCGTTGGCCTGATCTTGGGTTTCGCATTTAGAGACATTGCGGAAAACTTCATCTCTAGCTTGCTACTTACTGTTCAACGTCCCTTTCGTATTGGTGATATCGTTCAGATAAATGAATTTACTGGCATTATTCAAAAGGTCACTGCAAGGGCAACAACCTTGGTGGATTTCGACGGTAACCATATACAAATACCTAACGCCACAATATATAAAGGCGTTATCAAGAATCTAACGGCAAACCCCCTGATGCGTGGCAATTTTATTGTTGGGGTTGGATACGATGCTAATGTGCAGCAAGCACAGCAAATCGCACAGTCTGTCATTGCGTCGCAAAGTAACGTGCTAATTGACCCTGAGCCCCAAGTACTTATCGATAACTTAGGGTCGTCTACATACAACATAAAAGTATATTTTTGGGTGGATGTTGAGAAAACAAGCGTTCTTAAAATGGCGTCGTTATTGATGAGAAATATTGTGGCAGCGTATACCGACGCGGGAATTAGTATGCCTGACGACGCAAGAGAGCGAATATTCCCAGAAGGGCTTCAGGTAATAAATGGGCCAAAACAAGGCAACGCGCCCACTGTCGAGAAACAGACTGCATCTACCCAAAAGAATGTTGAAGTAAACGCTAGCGATGACGACGTTGCCACCGAAGCGCATGATATTCGAGAGCAAGCACGGCGCTCGAGAGATCCTGAAGCTGGCGAAAATATTCTTTAG
- a CDS encoding DUF3080 family protein produces the protein MLRATLLLFCISVFVTGCFSARSVQDSLEDYSDRLSYVLDVPLPELETPPLSRLTDSSTLNYNIEGLNINLREFFALQDCEVGRVVAERNTSLGKSQLPSQRIVYESELLSALNNCETAIRSKNTALADSLNQWQERKRSDFAKHWANLIQTSQEMRLALNTPERLLGIDNNKDAFASVNSLFFLDSLKNRIFEDEIAPIDSAEIETQLQIVRSARLPASLWRTQQALSHNLNILTRALTPALETISCPNGRASDKAKILRNVFYLFFIEEIQPVGSMINQYHYKLLPLWQSWEEDEILHPAFKHYIATQGNNNFSAYEKAMQAHVVLWQGFLKRCNLSPVAPASR, from the coding sequence ATGCTACGGGCTACGCTTTTGCTGTTCTGTATTAGTGTATTCGTAACCGGCTGCTTTAGCGCTCGCTCGGTTCAAGACAGCCTAGAAGACTATAGCGATCGTTTGTCTTATGTGCTCGACGTACCTTTGCCCGAATTAGAAACGCCACCACTTTCTCGATTAACCGACTCATCAACCCTTAACTACAACATCGAAGGTCTTAACATTAACTTGAGGGAATTTTTTGCGCTTCAAGACTGCGAAGTTGGCCGGGTTGTGGCTGAGCGAAACACGAGTTTAGGGAAAAGCCAGTTACCTTCGCAGCGAATTGTCTATGAAAGTGAATTATTGTCTGCACTTAATAATTGCGAGACAGCCATTAGATCAAAAAATACAGCACTGGCTGACAGCTTAAACCAATGGCAAGAACGAAAACGTAGTGACTTTGCAAAGCATTGGGCGAATCTCATACAAACGAGTCAAGAGATGCGACTTGCACTGAACACGCCAGAGCGACTACTAGGTATTGATAACAATAAAGACGCCTTTGCTAGCGTTAATAGCCTTTTCTTTCTTGATAGCTTGAAAAATCGCATATTCGAAGACGAAATAGCGCCTATAGACAGTGCAGAAATTGAAACCCAGCTTCAAATTGTTCGCTCTGCAAGGCTGCCTGCGTCATTGTGGCGCACACAACAAGCACTGAGTCACAACCTAAATATTTTAACTCGAGCGTTAACGCCAGCGCTTGAGACAATTTCGTGCCCAAATGGCCGAGCAAGCGACAAAGCAAAAATACTGCGAAATGTCTTCTACCTTTTTTTTATAGAAGAAATTCAGCCCGTTGGGAGTATGATTAATCAATACCACTATAAATTGTTGCCACTGTGGCAGTCGTGGGAAGAGGACGAAATCTTACACCCTGCTTTTAAACATTACATTGCCACACAAGGTAACAACAACTTTTCGGCATACGAAAAAGCGATGCAAGCACATGTTGTGTTGTGGCAAGGGTTTCTAAAGCGCTGTAATCTTTCACCAGTGGCACCAGCCTCTCGCTAA
- a CDS encoding pteridine reductase, protein MGTTAPVALITGAAKRIGAAIATKLHAQGFNVIIHYGQSRLEAEALVESFNTIRPDSAVSLSADLCRVSEVQQLADKAQTVWGYIDVLVNNASSFYPTPVGEIIEDDWTSLVGSNLKGPLFLSQALAQTLSQRKGAIINMIDMHIDRPLPKHSVYLLAKSGLASLTRSLATELAPHVRVNGIGPGAILWPDRTLSDEEKQALIDTIPLGALGREQDISDTLWFLVNAPYITGQILYVDGGRSLYSSACA, encoded by the coding sequence ATGGGAACAACTGCTCCCGTTGCGCTTATTACAGGTGCAGCCAAGCGCATTGGTGCGGCAATAGCGACAAAACTTCACGCACAGGGATTCAATGTCATTATTCACTATGGTCAATCGCGATTAGAAGCCGAAGCGCTAGTCGAAAGCTTCAATACCATACGGCCTGATTCAGCCGTGAGCCTTAGCGCTGACCTTTGCCGCGTTAGTGAAGTACAACAGTTAGCCGATAAAGCACAGACTGTATGGGGTTACATCGATGTACTTGTTAATAACGCATCAAGTTTCTACCCTACTCCAGTAGGCGAAATAATCGAGGACGATTGGACCTCATTAGTAGGAAGTAATCTTAAAGGGCCACTATTCTTATCTCAAGCACTGGCGCAAACGCTAAGTCAACGAAAAGGCGCCATCATCAATATGATTGATATGCATATAGACCGCCCGCTGCCAAAACACAGTGTGTATCTCTTGGCTAAAAGTGGGCTGGCCTCGTTAACTCGCTCACTTGCAACAGAACTGGCACCACATGTACGCGTTAACGGGATAGGCCCGGGCGCCATACTATGGCCTGATCGAACACTGAGTGATGAAGAGAAACAAGCCTTAATTGATACCATTCCACTTGGTGCCCTTGGTCGTGAGCAAGATATTTCAGATACGCTCTGGTTTTTAGTCAATGCGCCATACATTACGGGTCAAATCTTGTATGTAGACGGTGGTCGTAGCCTTTATAGCAGTGCTTGTGCGTGA
- a CDS encoding fructosamine kinase family protein has translation MWHFISEHISEQTDTFFSCQRADPVSGGDTHSSYIIKDSTRRYFVKTRIYDDTQQLSHEAEGLQAISDTQTVITPKVICHGITKDSSPNMEYLVLSHVRFVEPTQDDYFLLGQQLASLHQVNAYTSYGWPHDNYIGANVQTNGRIASWADFYAEKRIGSMLERLASTGAWHKNDGDIDNIVSLTRNLLSLHQPHPALLHGDLWAGNAGFSKKGPVLFDPAVYVGDSETDLAMAELFGGFPSAFFDGYKTTSSIEKNYEQRKPIYQLYHILNHGLLFGAHYIAQAKQTISEIQRQM, from the coding sequence ATGTGGCATTTTATTAGCGAACACATATCAGAACAGACAGACACATTTTTCAGTTGTCAGCGTGCAGACCCAGTCAGCGGGGGTGACACGCATTCCAGTTATATTATTAAAGACTCAACGCGACGCTATTTTGTCAAAACGCGTATTTATGACGACACCCAGCAGCTTTCTCATGAAGCAGAAGGTTTACAAGCTATTTCCGATACCCAAACAGTGATCACACCCAAAGTAATTTGCCATGGGATTACTAAAGACAGCTCGCCCAATATGGAATATCTCGTGCTCTCTCACGTACGCTTTGTCGAGCCAACGCAAGATGACTATTTTCTATTAGGTCAACAATTAGCTTCTTTACATCAGGTGAATGCATATACCAGTTATGGTTGGCCGCATGACAACTATATTGGCGCGAACGTTCAAACAAATGGAAGAATAGCGTCTTGGGCCGACTTTTACGCAGAAAAGCGCATAGGAAGCATGTTAGAGCGGTTAGCTTCCACTGGCGCATGGCACAAAAATGATGGGGATATTGATAATATTGTTAGCTTAACGCGTAACTTGCTGAGTTTACATCAACCACATCCTGCATTGCTGCACGGTGACCTATGGGCAGGCAACGCCGGCTTTAGCAAAAAAGGCCCTGTACTCTTTGATCCAGCTGTTTATGTAGGTGACAGCGAGACTGACCTAGCGATGGCTGAACTGTTCGGAGGATTTCCTAGTGCATTCTTCGATGGTTATAAGACCACCTCATCTATCGAAAAAAATTATGAGCAAAGAAAACCGATTTACCAGCTTTACCATATTTTAAATCACGGGTTATTATTCGGCGCGCATTACATTGCTCAAGCTAAACAAACAATTAGCGAGATTCAAAGACAGATGTAG
- the thrS gene encoding threonine--tRNA ligase, protein MPVITLPDGSQRAFDNPVSVLDVANDIGPGLAKATIAGKVNGELVDAVDMIEADAQLQIITAKDEEGLEILRHSCAHLLGHAIKQLWPNTKMAIGPVIDNGFYYDVDMEESLTQEDLAKLEKRMLELAKTNYDVVKNKVSWQEARDAFEARGESYKMEILDENISKDDHPALYHHEEYTDMCRGPHVPNMKFCHHFKLMKVAGAYWRGDSDNKMLQRIYGTAWADKKQLKSYLQRLEEAEKRDHRKIGKALNLWHWQEEAPGMVFWHNDGWSIYTELESFVRKKLRDYGYDEVKGPLMMDRTLWEKSGHWDKYAENMFTTESEKREYAVKPMNCPGHVQIFNQGLKSYRDLPLRMAEFGCCHRNEPSGALHGLMRVRGFTQDDAHIFCTEEQILEEVSGCIKMVYETYAAFGFDKIAVKLSTRPEKRVGADEIWDKSEAALADALKANDIEFEYQPGEGAFYGPKIEFTLHDCLDRAWQCGTVQLDFSMPGRLGSTYVAEDGERKVPVMIHRAILGSLERFIGILTEEFAGFYPLWLAPQQVVVMNITDKQADYATNCVKKLQELGFRAKSDLRNEKIGFKIREHTLKRIPYMLVVGDKEMEAGEVAVRSRRGDDLGKMRLEDFIAMAQQEVVEKTIK, encoded by the coding sequence ATGCCTGTAATTACCCTTCCTGATGGAAGCCAGCGCGCTTTCGATAATCCAGTTTCTGTACTTGACGTTGCAAACGACATTGGCCCTGGTTTAGCCAAAGCAACCATCGCAGGAAAAGTCAACGGTGAGTTAGTTGATGCCGTAGATATGATTGAAGCTGACGCGCAACTTCAAATTATTACTGCAAAAGACGAAGAGGGTTTAGAAATTCTCCGCCACAGTTGTGCGCACTTGTTAGGGCACGCAATCAAACAGCTTTGGCCGAATACCAAAATGGCCATTGGCCCTGTTATCGACAACGGCTTCTACTATGATGTCGATATGGAAGAGAGTCTTACTCAGGAAGATTTAGCAAAGCTTGAAAAACGTATGCTCGAACTGGCTAAAACGAATTACGATGTAGTTAAAAATAAAGTTAGCTGGCAAGAAGCGCGTGATGCATTTGAAGCGCGTGGCGAAAGCTACAAAATGGAAATCCTTGACGAAAACATCAGCAAGGACGACCACCCTGCGTTGTATCATCACGAAGAATACACTGACATGTGTCGCGGTCCTCACGTACCTAACATGAAGTTCTGTCACCATTTCAAACTGATGAAAGTGGCGGGTGCATACTGGCGCGGTGACAGCGACAATAAAATGCTTCAACGTATTTACGGCACGGCGTGGGCAGATAAGAAACAATTAAAGTCTTATCTACAACGTTTAGAAGAAGCTGAAAAGCGTGATCACCGTAAAATCGGTAAAGCCCTTAATTTATGGCATTGGCAAGAAGAAGCGCCAGGCATGGTGTTTTGGCATAACGATGGTTGGTCAATTTATACCGAGCTAGAGAGTTTCGTACGTAAGAAGCTTCGCGACTATGGCTACGACGAAGTAAAAGGCCCATTAATGATGGACCGTACGTTGTGGGAAAAATCAGGTCACTGGGACAAATACGCCGAAAACATGTTCACCACAGAGTCTGAAAAGCGTGAATATGCGGTTAAGCCGATGAACTGCCCAGGCCACGTACAAATTTTTAACCAAGGATTGAAGTCGTACCGCGACCTTCCTCTGCGTATGGCTGAATTTGGCTGCTGTCACCGTAACGAACCATCGGGTGCACTACACGGCCTAATGCGAGTTCGTGGTTTTACTCAAGATGACGCGCACATTTTCTGTACTGAAGAGCAGATCCTTGAAGAAGTAAGCGGCTGTATTAAGATGGTGTACGAAACGTATGCTGCTTTCGGCTTCGATAAAATAGCAGTTAAGCTTTCAACTCGACCTGAGAAACGCGTTGGTGCAGATGAAATCTGGGACAAGTCAGAAGCCGCTTTGGCTGACGCGCTAAAAGCCAACGATATCGAGTTTGAGTATCAGCCGGGTGAAGGTGCATTCTACGGTCCTAAAATTGAGTTCACGTTACACGATTGCCTAGATCGCGCTTGGCAGTGCGGTACAGTACAGTTGGACTTCTCAATGCCAGGTCGCTTAGGGTCAACCTATGTTGCCGAAGACGGTGAGCGTAAAGTGCCGGTAATGATTCACCGTGCAATCTTGGGTTCACTGGAGCGTTTCATCGGTATATTGACCGAAGAATTCGCAGGATTTTATCCACTTTGGTTAGCGCCTCAGCAAGTTGTGGTAATGAACATTACCGATAAACAAGCTGATTACGCCACAAATTGTGTAAAAAAACTGCAAGAATTAGGATTTAGAGCAAAGTCTGACTTGCGAAATGAGAAGATCGGCTTTAAAATCCGCGAGCACACTTTGAAGCGTATTCCATATATGCTTGTGGTGGGCGATAAAGAAATGGAAGCGGGCGAAGTAGCTGTACGTTCTCGCCGCGGCGACGACCTAGGCAAAATGCGCCTGGAAGACTTTATTGCCATGGCTCAACAAGAAGTTGTTGAAAAGACGATTAAGTAG